The following proteins are co-located in the Neodiprion virginianus isolate iyNeoVirg1 chromosome 6, iyNeoVirg1.1, whole genome shotgun sequence genome:
- the LOC124306844 gene encoding transmembrane protein 41B — protein MSTMVSPRNDGGSVVTVRTTGLTTYIVIEIAEEFLARKFDFENFVSTDLKHTMSAKVKAKTVPPNELLNSETSTQQAIFTVGLIFCASLIALFYVYASFPELAEDEKKDMKLPFDIEDAKSLGKLLDRYKDRYYFQVLAGLFITYIFLQTFAIPGSIFLSILSGFLFPFPLALVLVCTCSAIGATLCYLLSSILGRKLLYKYFPDKANEWAVTVTKHKHNLLSYMLFLRMTPLLPNWFINLASPVIGVPMIPFTIGTFFGVAPPSFVAIQAGQTLHKLTSSRDAFSWTSIIVLCLFAVLSLVPVVLKQRFRQKFD, from the exons ATGTCAACAATGGTTAGCCCGCGAAATGACGGTGGCTCCGTTGTCACGGTGCGGACGACGGGACTAACAACTTACATAGTCATCGAGATAGCAGAGGAATTCCTCGCAAGGaagtttgattttgaaaacttcgTCTCGACGGACTTAAAACACACAATGAGTGCGAAAGTCAAAGCAAAGACAG TACCACCAAACGAATTATTAAACAGTGAGACATCGACACAACAGGCAATATTCACTGTTGGGTTAATCTTCTGTGCTTCATTGATAGCACTCTTCTACGTGTACGCCAGCTTTCCAGAGTTGGCAGA ggatgaaaaaaaggatatGAAACTTCCGTTTGACATCGAGGATGCCAAGAGCCTTGGTAAACTGTTGGACAGATACAAGGATCGATACTATTTCCAGGTTTTGGCGGGTCTTTTCATCACCTACATATT CCTACAGACATTTGCTATTCCTGGatcaatatttctttcaattttatctgGATTCTTGTTTCCATTTCCATTGGCGCTGGTACTTGTATGCACCTGCAGTGCAATCGGTGCAACGTTGTGCTACCTTCTTTCATCTATACTAGGAAGGAAATTATTGTACAAATACTTTCCTGATAAGGCAAATGAATGGGCTGTAACA GTCACCAAACACAAACACAATCTACTAAGCTACATGTTATTCCTTCGAATGACACCACTGCTACCAAATTGGTTTATAAACTTGGCAAGTCCAGTTATTGGAGTTCCAATGATACCATTTACGATAGGAACTTTTTTTGGCGTTGCTCCGCCATCGTTTGTTGCAATACAAGCAGGTCAGACTTTGCACAAGCTAACTTCATCAAGGGATGCCTTTTCCTGGACTAGTATCATAGTACTTTGTTTATTTGCTGTCTTGTCTTTGGTGCCAGTTGTACTGAAGCAAAGATTTAGACAAAAGTTTGACTGA